One Helianthus annuus cultivar XRQ/B chromosome 7, HanXRQr2.0-SUNRISE, whole genome shotgun sequence genomic region harbors:
- the LOC110916642 gene encoding uncharacterized protein LOC110916642, whose amino-acid sequence MNGGLVLSTICPPQWTLRWDTKTSNSRCRIHHKLKTLASSADSAVVSGELLEQVDKELSKGDDRAALSLVKDSHSKPGGLKAFGAARQVPQRLYSLDELKLNSIETSSILAPKDTTLGAIERNLLIAALLGFISAWNAFDFGPEELLYITLPLFFLWTLDTVAFAGGFGSLVLDTIGHNISQKYHNRVIQHEAGHFLIAYMLGILPKGYTLSSLEAFQREGSLNVQAGTVFVDFEFTEQISQGRVTATMLNKFSCIALAGVATEYLLYGYAEGGLSDVNTLDGLLRSLGFTQKKADSQVRWAVLNTILILRRHEQARTLLAKAMSEGKSVGSCIDVIEKNIDETDI is encoded by the exons ATGAATGGTGGTCTTGTGTTAAGCACCATATGCCCACCACAATGGACTTTGAGGTGGGATACAAAAACTTCAAATTCAAGGTGTAGAATTCATCATAAACTAAAGACCTTAGCATCATCAGCAGATAGTGCTGTTGTAAGTGGGGAATTACTGGAACAAGTGGACAAAGAGCTTAGTAAAGGTGATGACAGAGCTGCACTCTCTCTTGTTAAAGATTCTCACTCTAAACCAGGAGGCCTCAAAGCCTTTGGTGCTGCTCGACAg GTTCCACAAAGGTTATACAGCTTAGACGAACTAAAACTGAACAGCATAGAGACTTCATCTATTCTAGCACCAAAGGACACCACCCTTGGTGCCATAGAAAGAAATCTTCTCATTGCTGCTTTGTTAGGCTTCATTTCTGCTTGGAATGCCTTTGATTTTGGCCCGGAAGAGCTCTTATATATCACATTGCCACTCTTTTTCCTCTGGACGCTGGACACG GTCGCTTTCGCTGGAGGATTTGGCAGCCTGGTACTTGATACAATCGGTCATAACATTAGTCAAAAGTATCATAACCGAGTTATTCAA CATGAAGCTGGGCATTTCTTGATTGCGTATATGCTAGGAATACTTCCCAAGGGATATACTTTATCAAGTTTGGAAGCTTTTCAGAGAGAAGGATCACTCAATGTTCAAGCAGGCACCgtttttgttgattttgagttTACTGAACAA ATAAGCCAAGGAAGAGTGACAGCAACG ATGTTGAACAAGTTCTCATGTATCGCATTAGCAGGAGTTGCAACTGAATATCTTCTTTACGGTTATGCCGAAGGAGGCCTTTCTGATGTTAACACG CTGGATGGGTTGCTGAGAAGCTTGGGATTCACTCAAAAGAAAGCGGATTCTCAGGTGAGATGGGCTGTACTAAACACTATCTTAATCCTGCGCCGCCACGAACAAGCACGCACCCTTCTTGCTAAAGCCATGTCGGAGGGGAAATCCGTGGGGTCTTGCATTGATGTTATAGAGAAAAACATCGATGAAACCGATATTTGA
- the LOC118480529 gene encoding protein ALP1-like, giving the protein MASPVSSISSISSMSSSSSSEWYSSSSEEDVIMHNMIMNAAQVFMAAAEGSSQPLTRRAKYNRDQEAGHDKLVADYFADEPVYPAEIFRRRFRMSRQLFLRIAGDMAQSDPFFTLRNDARGQRGFSNLQKCTSAIRQLAYGYAPDALDEYIRMSKRTARRCLYKFCQWVVKLYSKRYLRKPNANDVQKLYQAHEQRHGFPGMLGSIDCMHWQWQNCPVAWQGQYTRGDQGHPTIILEAVASQDLWIWHAFFGLPGSLNDLNIIYQSQIFDDVVAGTGPDTSFTVSGVEYKRGYYLADGIYPTYSTIVKTVPHPTDDKRKKFAKFQEGARKDIERAFGVLQKKWHIISIPACSQTPRRLRHIMYACIILHNMIIEDEGRAICDYDENASTGNSVPVSEEQQDLNAFALRNEYTHHNLQADLVEYIWNNAQNEPAHHMEDDD; this is encoded by the exons atggcttcacccgtttcttccatttcttcaatttcttctatgtcttcatcgtcttcgtccgagtggtattcatcatcttcggaagaggatgttattatgcacaacatgattatgaacgcggctcaggTGTTCATGGCGGCCGCTGAAGGGTCGTCCCAACCGCTAACCAGACGAGCAAAATATaaccgagaccaagaag ccggccacgataaactagtagccgattattttgccgacgaacccgtgtacccaGCCGAGATTTTTCGACGTCGTTTCCGCATGAGTCGTCAACTGTTCTTACGTATTGCAGGCGACATGgcccagtctgatccgttttttacatTGCGAAACGATGCTAGAGGGCAAAGGGGTttcagtaatttacaaaaatgtacgtcggccattcgccaacttgcGTACGGTTACGCACCAGATGCATTAGACGAGTACATTAGGATGTCTAAAAGAACCGCACGTCGATGTTTGTACAAGTTTTGCCaatgggttgtcaaattgtatagcaagcgatacctgcggaaaccgaacgcaaacgacgttcaaaaattatatcaggcacacgaacagagacatggtttcccaggaatgctcgggagcattgattgcatgcactggcagtggcagaactgcccggttgcatggcaaggtcagtatactaggggagatcagggacatccgactatcattctagaggctgttgcgtcacaggatctctggatatggcatgctttttttggtctaccCGGGTCACTCAACGACCTCaacatcatataccagtcacagatttttgatgatgtagtggcgggtacaggtccagacacaagctttacggtttcaggggtggagtacaagcgaggttactacctagccgatgggatatacccaacgtactcgacaatTGTTAAAACTGTCCCGCACCCGACCGACGACAAAAGGAAAAAGTTTGCAAAGTTTCAAGAGGGCgcaagaaaagatattgaacgggcttttggtgttctacaaaaaaaatGGCACATCATTTCTATTCCAGCATGTTCGCAAACACCAAGgaggttacgacacattatgtacgcttgtatcatccttcataacatgatcattgaagacgaagggagagcgatatgcgattacgacgaaaacgcgtctactggaaattctgttccagttagtgaggaacaacaagatttgaacgccttcgctctacgtaacgagtacacacatcacaacctacaagcggacttggtggagtatatttggaacaacgctcaaaACGAACCCGCCCACCACATGGAAGACGACgactag